A DNA window from Helianthus annuus cultivar XRQ/B chromosome 15, HanXRQr2.0-SUNRISE, whole genome shotgun sequence contains the following coding sequences:
- the LOC110881838 gene encoding agamous-like MADS-box protein AGL80, translating to MTRKKVKLAFIMNDSARKATYKKRKKGLMKKVNELSTLCGIDACAIIYSPYEAQPEVWPNNIGVQRVLAQFKRMPEMEQSKKMVNQESFIKQRITKANEQLKKQIKENREKEMTQVMYQCLTGKGSITNLILPDLNDLGGLVDQTRKDISRRIESLKKDPMVSVGDHASSSTNEMMMRGHVMQAWENRPMVDPNMSGMGGMQKTQWFTDWMNNPSEQNMGLGPGYEMAPFVDNLNLMWPNHYFP from the exons ATGACAAGGAAGAAAGTGAAGCTTGCTTTCATAATGAATGACTCAGCAAGGAAAGCAACCtacaagaaaaggaagaagggttTGATGAAGAAGGTGAATGAGTTGAGCACATTATGTGGCATTGATGCATGTGCCATAATATATAGCCCATATGAGGCTCAACCCGAGGTGTGGCCAAACAACATTGGTGTTCAACGCGTGCTAGCACAGTTCAAGAGAATGCCAGAGATGGAGCAAAGCAAGAAGATGGTGAATCAAGAGAGCTTCATCAAGCAAAGGATCACCAAAGCAAATGAGCAACTCAAGAAGCAGATCAAGGAGAATAGGGAGAAGGAGATGACTCAGGTAATGTACCAATGCTTGACTGGAAAAGGGTCGATAACGAACTTGATCCTGCCGGACTTGAATGATCTTGGTGGGTTGGTAGATCAAACCAGAAAAGATATCTCTAGGAGGATTGAGTCCCTAAAGAAAGACCCCATGG TAAGTGTTGGCGATCATGCTTCGAGCAGTACTAATGAAATGATGATGAGAGGACATGTGATGCAGGCATGGGAGAACAGACCTATGGTTGATCCTAATATGAGTGGTATGGGTGGGATGCAAAAGACTCAATGGTTCACAGATTGGATGAACAATCCATCTGAACAAAATATGGGTCTTGGTCCCGGGTATGAGATGGCTCCGTTTGTTGACAACCTGAATCTGATGTGGCCAAACCATTATTTTCCATGA